A region from the Stutzerimonas stutzeri genome encodes:
- a CDS encoding putative DNA modification/repair radical SAM protein — MQLIEKLSVLADAAKYDVSCASSGAPKRSSKGKSGLGATDGMGICHSFTPDGRCVALLKVLLTNFCLYDCQYCVNRRSSDVPRARFTPEEVVTLTLDFYRRNCISGLFLSSGIIRSADYTMEQLNRVAKLLREEHEFRGYIHLKTIPDADPLLIAEAGRYADRLSVNIELPTESSLLRLAPEKQVVTIKQAMHSIHQGETEAQAEKRAPRFAPAGQSTQMIVGADATDDSTILRTAQSLYGDFRLRRVYYSAFSPIPHSPKTVPFEAPPLLREHRLYQADFLMRGYGFTAGELLTGPGNLPLDIDPKLAWALSNREQFPVDLNRAEPALIARVPGIGILSAQRLVALRRQKRIRFEDLTRLRCSLEKAKPFIVTHDYRPSQALRESAALRQQLSEGPVQMGLW, encoded by the coding sequence ATGCAGTTGATCGAGAAGCTCAGCGTCCTTGCCGACGCCGCCAAGTACGACGTGTCATGCGCCAGCAGCGGCGCGCCCAAACGCAGCTCGAAAGGCAAGAGCGGATTGGGGGCGACCGATGGCATGGGGATCTGCCACAGCTTCACGCCAGATGGTCGTTGCGTGGCGCTGCTGAAGGTATTGCTGACCAACTTTTGCCTCTACGACTGCCAGTATTGCGTCAATCGGCGCTCCAGCGATGTGCCACGTGCGCGCTTCACCCCCGAAGAGGTGGTGACGCTGACGCTCGATTTCTACCGCCGCAATTGCATCAGCGGGCTTTTTCTCAGTTCCGGCATCATTCGCTCGGCCGACTACACCATGGAACAGCTCAATCGAGTGGCCAAGCTGCTCCGCGAAGAACACGAGTTCCGCGGCTACATTCATCTGAAGACTATTCCGGACGCCGACCCGCTGCTGATCGCCGAGGCCGGCCGCTATGCCGACCGCCTCAGCGTCAATATCGAACTGCCGACCGAGTCCAGCCTGCTCCGCCTCGCGCCGGAGAAGCAGGTCGTGACCATCAAGCAGGCCATGCACTCGATTCATCAGGGCGAGACCGAAGCCCAGGCCGAGAAGCGTGCGCCGCGCTTCGCTCCAGCCGGGCAAAGCACACAGATGATCGTTGGCGCCGATGCCACCGACGACAGCACCATACTCCGCACCGCCCAGTCACTGTATGGCGACTTCCGTCTGCGCCGCGTCTATTACTCGGCATTCAGTCCCATCCCGCACAGTCCCAAGACGGTCCCCTTCGAAGCACCGCCGCTGCTGCGCGAGCACCGGCTGTACCAGGCCGACTTCCTCATGCGCGGCTATGGCTTCACCGCCGGCGAGCTGCTTACCGGGCCGGGAAACCTGCCGCTGGACATAGACCCCAAGCTCGCCTGGGCGCTGTCCAACCGCGAGCAGTTCCCGGTGGACCTGAATCGCGCCGAACCGGCGTTGATCGCGCGCGTCCCCGGGATCGGAATCCTTAGCGCCCAGCGTCTGGTGGCGCTGCGCCGGCAGAAACGCATCCGCTTCGAGGATCTGACGCGCCTTCGCTGCTCGCTGGAAAAGGCCAAGCCCTTCATCGTCACCCACGATTACCGGCCGAGCCAGGCCCTCCGGGAGTCCGCCGCCCTGCGCCAGCAACTCAGCGAAGGCCCCGTGCAGATGGGGTTGTGGTGA
- a CDS encoding TIGR03915 family putative DNA repair protein, translating into MQQIRFDGSFDGWREIARDLLRRQVAPHQLEWVGSSDSGGLFDEPDAAEPTEPMPRIRIPRQLIVELESAARFRARDRWSLLYRILWRVARGDQTARLVGDADGSELHARIKTVHREAHHMHAFLRFSPTNCDSAPEYVAWFEPAHDILISAAPHFAERMGLHSWLIATPDDAVLWDGQVMHYTKPCPLSWRDLAQTAQDSGAELWKTYYESTFNPARLNREVMQSNLPVRFWKNLPEGPLIPQLMSRARAGAQRDGQAERVANQPGKRIGQPGKR; encoded by the coding sequence ATGCAGCAGATACGTTTCGACGGCAGTTTCGATGGCTGGCGCGAGATCGCGCGTGACCTGCTTCGCCGCCAGGTTGCCCCTCATCAGCTGGAGTGGGTCGGCAGCAGCGATAGCGGTGGCCTGTTCGACGAGCCTGACGCTGCCGAGCCGACCGAGCCGATGCCGCGAATACGCATTCCGCGGCAACTGATCGTCGAACTGGAGAGCGCGGCGCGCTTTCGCGCAAGAGACCGCTGGAGCCTGCTGTATCGGATTCTCTGGCGGGTCGCCCGGGGCGATCAGACGGCCCGGCTGGTCGGTGACGCCGATGGCAGCGAGCTGCATGCGAGGATCAAGACGGTACACCGCGAAGCTCATCATATGCATGCCTTCCTGCGCTTCAGCCCAACGAACTGCGACAGCGCCCCGGAATACGTGGCCTGGTTCGAGCCGGCGCACGACATCCTGATCAGCGCGGCGCCGCATTTCGCCGAACGGATGGGACTGCATTCATGGTTGATCGCGACGCCCGATGACGCAGTGCTGTGGGACGGGCAGGTAATGCACTATACCAAGCCTTGCCCGCTTAGCTGGCGGGACCTGGCGCAGACCGCACAAGACTCTGGGGCGGAACTGTGGAAGACCTATTACGAAAGCACCTTCAACCCTGCGCGGCTGAATCGTGAGGTGATGCAGAGCAATCTGCCGGTGCGCTTCTGGAAAAACCTGCCCGAAGGGCCGCTGATTCCGCAACTGATGAGCCGCGCCAGAGCCGGGGCTCAGCGTGACGGCCAGGCCGAACGCGTCGCCAACCAGCCGGGCAAGCGGATCGGCCAGCCCGGCAAGCGCTGA
- a CDS encoding PilT/PilU family type 4a pilus ATPase: MEFEKLLRLMVEKGGSDLFITAGVPPSMKVNGKIMPVNKTPMSPEMTRETVHSVMNEQQRRDFAENHECNFAISARGIGRFRVSAFYQRNLAGMVLRRIETNIPTLEDLKLPDVLKKLAMTKRGLVLFVGATGTGKSTSLAAMIGYRNKNSSGHIISIEDPIEFIHQHQSCIVTQREVGIDTDSFDVALKNTLRQAPDVILIGEVRTRETMDYAVAFAETGHLCLATLHANNANQALDRIINFFPADRQQQVWMDLSLNLKAIVAQQLIPTPDGKGRRAVIEVLINTPLAADLIRKGEVHELKSLMKRSTDLGMQTFDQALYNLYVQGEITYEDALLHADSSNDLRLMIKLGSETDGEHLTSVSQGLTLEVSDDDPGRSFR, from the coding sequence ATGGAATTCGAGAAACTGTTGCGTCTGATGGTCGAGAAAGGCGGCTCCGATCTGTTCATTACCGCTGGTGTGCCGCCTTCGATGAAGGTCAACGGCAAGATCATGCCGGTGAACAAGACGCCGATGTCGCCGGAGATGACCCGCGAAACCGTGCACTCGGTGATGAACGAGCAGCAACGCCGGGACTTCGCCGAGAACCACGAATGCAATTTCGCCATCAGCGCGCGCGGTATCGGCCGCTTCCGTGTCAGTGCCTTCTATCAGCGCAACCTTGCCGGCATGGTGCTGCGTCGTATCGAGACCAATATCCCGACGCTCGAAGATCTGAAGCTGCCCGACGTGCTGAAGAAACTGGCCATGACCAAGCGTGGCCTGGTGCTGTTCGTCGGTGCGACCGGCACCGGCAAGTCCACCTCCCTGGCGGCGATGATCGGCTACCGCAACAAGAACTCCAGCGGTCACATCATTTCCATCGAAGACCCCATCGAGTTCATTCACCAGCATCAAAGCTGCATCGTCACCCAGCGTGAGGTCGGCATCGACACCGACTCCTTCGACGTGGCGCTGAAGAACACCCTGCGCCAGGCGCCCGACGTCATCCTCATCGGCGAGGTGCGGACCCGCGAGACCATGGACTACGCCGTGGCCTTCGCCGAAACCGGCCACCTCTGCCTCGCGACCCTGCACGCCAACAACGCCAACCAGGCGCTGGACCGGATCATCAACTTCTTCCCGGCTGATCGTCAGCAGCAGGTCTGGATGGACCTGTCGCTTAACTTGAAAGCCATCGTCGCCCAGCAGCTGATCCCGACCCCGGATGGCAAGGGGCGCCGCGCGGTCATCGAAGTCCTGATCAACACGCCGCTGGCCGCCGACCTGATCCGCAAGGGCGAAGTGCACGAGCTCAAATCGCTGATGAAGCGCTCCACCGACCTCGGCATGCAGACCTTCGATCAGGCGCTGTACAACCTCTACGTGCAGGGTGAAATCACCTACGAAGACGCGCTGCTGCATGCAGACTCGTCCAACGACCTGCGCCTGATGATCAAGCTGGGCTCGGAAACCGATGGCGAGCATCTGACCTCCGTGTCCCAGGGCCTCACTCTGGAAGTCAGCGACGACGATCCGGGTCGCAGTTTCCGCTGA
- the pilT gene encoding type IV pilus twitching motility protein PilT: MDITELLAFSAKQGASDLHLSSGLPPMIRVDGDVRRINLPAMDHKQVHALIYDIMNDKQRKDFEEFLETDFSFEVPGVARFRVNAFNQNRGAGAVFRTIPSKVLTMEDLGMGEVFRKITDVPRGLVLVTGPTGSGKSTTLAAMLDYLNNTKYHHILTIEDPIEFVHESKKCLVNQREVHRDTLGFSEALRSALREDPDIILVGEMRDLETIRLALTAAETGHLVFGTLHTTSAAKTIDRVVDVFPAEEKSMVRSMLSESLQAVISQTLLKKVGGGRVAAHEIMIGTPAIRNLIREDKVAQMYSSIQTGGSLGMQTLDACLKGLLAKGLISRDSAKEKAKQPENF; the protein is encoded by the coding sequence ATGGATATCACAGAGCTGCTGGCCTTCAGTGCCAAGCAGGGTGCGTCGGATTTGCACCTGTCTTCCGGCTTGCCGCCGATGATCCGCGTCGATGGCGACGTGCGTCGGATCAACCTCCCCGCGATGGACCACAAGCAGGTGCACGCGCTGATCTACGACATCATGAATGACAAGCAGCGCAAGGATTTCGAGGAATTTCTCGAGACCGACTTCTCCTTCGAGGTTCCTGGCGTGGCCCGCTTCCGGGTCAACGCGTTCAACCAGAACCGTGGCGCCGGCGCGGTCTTCCGGACCATTCCGTCCAAGGTGCTGACCATGGAGGACCTCGGCATGGGCGAAGTCTTCCGCAAGATCACCGACGTACCGCGCGGCCTGGTGCTGGTCACCGGCCCGACCGGTTCGGGCAAGTCCACCACCCTGGCGGCGATGCTCGACTACCTGAACAACACCAAGTACCACCATATCCTCACCATTGAGGACCCGATCGAATTCGTCCACGAATCGAAGAAGTGCCTGGTCAACCAGCGCGAAGTGCACCGTGACACCCTCGGCTTCTCCGAGGCGCTGCGTTCGGCGCTGCGGGAAGACCCGGACATCATCCTGGTGGGCGAAATGCGCGACCTGGAAACCATTCGCCTCGCGCTGACCGCCGCGGAAACCGGTCACCTGGTATTCGGCACCCTGCACACCACCTCGGCGGCCAAGACCATCGACCGCGTGGTCGACGTGTTTCCGGCGGAAGAAAAGTCCATGGTCCGTTCGATGCTGTCCGAGTCGCTGCAGGCGGTGATTTCCCAGACGCTGCTGAAGAAAGTCGGTGGCGGCCGGGTCGCGGCCCACGAAATCATGATCGGCACCCCGGCGATCCGTAACCTGATCCGCGAGGACAAGGTGGCGCAGATGTACTCCTCGATTCAGACCGGCGGATCGCTGGGCATGCAGACGCTCGACGCCTGTCTCAAGGGTCTACTGGCCAAGGGTCTGATTTCCCGCGACAGCGCCAAGGAAAAGGCCAAGCAGCCGGAAAACTTCTAA
- a CDS encoding YggS family pyridoxal phosphate-dependent enzyme, with protein sequence MSTIANNIAKVAARIREAAQAAARNPDEVHLLAVSKTQPAAAIRQACQAGLHDFGENYLQEALEKQADLADLPLTWHFIGPIQSNKTKAIAEHFDWVHSVDRLKIAQRLSDQRPESLPPLNICLQVNVSGEASKSGCEPQDVPQLAHAIAALPRLRLRGLMAIPEPTDDPTEQRAAFARLCHLQAELQMDLDTLSMGMSQDLEAAIAEGATWVRIGTALFGARDYGSPPA encoded by the coding sequence ATGTCCACGATAGCGAACAATATTGCAAAGGTCGCAGCGCGCATCCGTGAGGCGGCGCAAGCTGCGGCGCGCAATCCCGACGAGGTGCACCTGCTGGCCGTGAGCAAGACGCAACCGGCCGCGGCCATCCGCCAGGCCTGCCAAGCTGGCCTGCACGATTTCGGTGAGAACTACCTGCAGGAAGCGCTGGAGAAGCAGGCCGACCTGGCCGACCTGCCACTGACCTGGCATTTCATCGGCCCGATCCAGTCGAACAAGACCAAGGCGATCGCCGAGCACTTCGACTGGGTCCACTCGGTGGACCGTCTGAAGATCGCGCAACGCCTCTCCGATCAGCGTCCCGAATCGCTGCCACCGCTGAATATCTGCCTGCAGGTCAACGTCAGCGGCGAAGCCAGCAAGTCCGGCTGCGAGCCGCAGGACGTGCCGCAACTGGCGCATGCCATCGCGGCACTGCCCCGCCTGCGCCTGCGTGGGCTGATGGCGATTCCCGAGCCGACCGACGATCCGACCGAACAACGCGCAGCGTTCGCCCGGTTATGCCACCTGCAAGCCGAACTCCAAATGGACCTGGACACGCTCTCCATGGGCATGAGCCAGGATCTGGAAGCTGCCATCGCCGAGGGCGCCACCTGGGTTCGAATCGGCACGGCACTCTTCGGTGCCCGGGACTACGGCAGCCCACCCGCATGA
- the proC gene encoding pyrroline-5-carboxylate reductase yields the protein MSTPRIAFIGGGNMAASLIGGLRAQGLPASAICASDPGADRRTELHDVHGIDTFADNAQAVAGADVVVLAVKPQVMQTVCRDLAPHLQANQLIVSIAAGITCASLQQWLGADTPRAIVRCMPNTPALLRQGVSGLFANAAVSDEQKRQAEQLLSAVGLALWLDREELIDAVTAVSGSGPAYFFLLIEAMTAAGEQLGLPRDTAAELTLHTALGAARMACESDVEAAELRRRVTSPNGTTEAAIKAFQAGGLEALVQQAMEAAARRSAELAEQLGK from the coding sequence ATGAGCACTCCCCGTATCGCCTTCATCGGCGGCGGCAACATGGCCGCCAGCCTGATCGGTGGGCTACGCGCCCAGGGCCTTCCTGCCTCCGCCATTTGCGCCAGCGACCCCGGCGCGGACAGACGCACCGAGCTCCATGACGTTCACGGCATCGACACTTTCGCCGACAATGCCCAGGCCGTTGCCGGTGCCGACGTGGTGGTGCTGGCGGTCAAACCGCAGGTGATGCAGACCGTCTGTCGCGACCTGGCTCCGCATCTGCAAGCGAATCAACTGATCGTATCGATCGCCGCCGGGATCACCTGCGCCAGCCTGCAGCAATGGCTGGGCGCCGATACGCCACGGGCGATCGTGCGCTGCATGCCCAATACGCCCGCACTTCTGCGCCAGGGCGTCAGCGGTCTGTTCGCCAATGCAGCAGTCAGTGACGAGCAGAAACGTCAGGCCGAACAGCTGCTGTCGGCGGTGGGTCTGGCGCTCTGGCTGGACCGCGAGGAGCTGATCGATGCGGTGACCGCAGTGTCCGGCAGCGGCCCGGCGTATTTCTTCCTGCTGATCGAAGCCATGACGGCCGCCGGCGAACAGCTTGGTCTGCCGCGCGATACCGCAGCGGAACTGACCCTGCATACCGCCTTGGGCGCCGCGCGGATGGCCTGTGAAAGCGACGTTGAGGCTGCCGAACTGCGGCGCCGTGTCACCTCACCGAACGGAACCACCGAGGCGGCGATCAAAGCCTTTCAGGCAGGCGGCCTCGAGGCGCTGGTTCAACAGGCAATGGAAGCCGCCGCACGCCGCTCGGCCGAACTTGCCGAACAATTGGGCAAGTAG
- a CDS encoding YggT family protein: MSQLSQALILIVQTLGSLYLLIVLLRFILQLVRADFYNPLSQFIVRATHPLLRPLRRVIPSIGGLDLSSLLLAIIVQLLLMGAVLMIAYGTIGNPLQLLVWAIIGVTGLFLNIFFYALIISVILSWVAPGSHNPGAQLVSQICEPALAPFRRLLPNMGGLDISPIFAFLAIKLLDMLVINNLAMMTHMPNILRSLI; the protein is encoded by the coding sequence ATGTCGCAACTCTCGCAAGCCCTGATCCTAATCGTTCAGACGCTCGGCAGCCTTTACCTGCTGATCGTTCTCTTGCGTTTCATCCTGCAGTTGGTTCGGGCCGATTTCTACAACCCGCTGAGCCAGTTCATCGTACGCGCCACGCACCCCTTGTTGCGCCCGTTGCGCCGGGTGATTCCAAGCATCGGTGGGCTCGATCTGTCGTCGCTTCTGTTGGCGATCATCGTTCAACTGCTGTTAATGGGCGCCGTGCTCATGATCGCCTACGGAACCATCGGCAATCCCCTGCAGCTGCTGGTCTGGGCGATCATCGGGGTCACCGGGCTGTTCCTCAATATCTTCTTCTACGCCCTGATCATCAGCGTGATTCTGTCGTGGGTCGCCCCCGGCAGCCACAATCCGGGCGCGCAACTGGTCAGCCAGATCTGCGAGCCGGCGCTCGCGCCCTTCCGTCGCCTCTTACCCAACATGGGCGGACTGGACATTTCGCCGATCTTCGCCTTTCTCGCGATCAAGCTGCTGGACATGCTGGTTATCAACAACCTGGCCATGATGACGCACATGCCCAACATCCTTCGTTCGCTGATCTGA
- a CDS encoding dynamin-like GTPase family protein: MERLDRQVDAYVTWKRDLVREITRYRSWLAHNRLNSEAVEARLDRALKLLRTDHITLAFVGEFSRGKTELINALFFSGYGQRILPSRAGRTTMCPTELFFDPRAERSYIRLLPIESRLEDTSIAQLKRNPLLWLTLPLDTANPDGMVEAFTQVAAVKSMPVERAIQLGFHPDTLENADIPGEVLVPAWRHAMVNFDHPLLRQGLRILDTPGLNALGSEPELTLSMLPSAQAVIFLLSADAGATASDMNIWEQHIRQLDDGDRQRLFAVLNKIDVLWDDVAGDAFVDDAIQRMQATTAQQLGIAEDDVLPLSAKQALLAKIRGDQGLLQRSRLLALENLLCERILAQKEQLLEQQVVRQVLALLHNSQHILTQRLAKVRAQSELLEGRRQDSGQLLLELTARTRHDHNQHHKRLLQLKTNQRLLQRQGELLRGTVRAERLEEHLARLRRSLTGSLTTLGINLSILHFFRSVEQDLGALEHEAALANKMVSAIYRRHNDENPLHGIDAPLFRLAAYQHQLKGLQNKADQFRLQLKTLLTEQRTLTRRFFATLVQEVIAMHQRLRQEAEQWAGEALMPLMQHSLEHKQQLEAHMLQLKSLAQDSQQNSQRGRLLARYGVELEQQLAQAGEMLRVLRRPAPLRRQGKVVSLTSASLG, encoded by the coding sequence ATGGAACGACTCGACCGGCAAGTGGATGCCTACGTCACCTGGAAGCGTGACCTGGTCCGCGAGATCACCCGTTATCGCAGCTGGCTGGCGCACAACCGCCTCAATTCCGAGGCGGTCGAGGCCAGACTGGACCGCGCGCTCAAGCTGCTGCGCACCGATCACATCACCTTGGCCTTCGTCGGCGAATTTTCCCGAGGCAAGACGGAGCTGATCAACGCCCTGTTCTTCTCGGGCTATGGCCAGCGCATCCTGCCGTCACGGGCCGGGCGCACCACCATGTGTCCAACCGAGCTGTTTTTCGATCCCCGGGCGGAGCGCAGCTATATCCGTCTGCTGCCCATCGAGTCGCGCCTGGAAGACACCAGCATCGCTCAGCTCAAGCGCAATCCGCTCCTCTGGTTGACACTGCCGCTGGACACGGCGAATCCCGACGGCATGGTGGAAGCCTTCACCCAGGTCGCCGCCGTCAAGTCCATGCCCGTGGAGCGAGCTATCCAGCTCGGTTTCCACCCCGACACGCTGGAAAACGCGGACATCCCCGGCGAGGTATTGGTGCCGGCCTGGCGCCACGCGATGGTCAACTTCGATCACCCGCTGCTACGCCAAGGCCTGCGCATCCTCGACACGCCCGGCCTCAACGCGCTGGGCAGCGAGCCGGAGCTGACCCTGTCAATGCTGCCGAGCGCCCAGGCGGTGATCTTTCTCCTGTCCGCCGATGCCGGCGCGACCGCCAGTGACATGAACATCTGGGAGCAGCACATCCGGCAACTGGACGACGGTGACCGCCAGCGCCTGTTCGCCGTTCTGAACAAGATCGATGTCCTCTGGGACGACGTAGCCGGCGATGCCTTCGTCGATGACGCGATTCAGCGGATGCAAGCCACCACCGCGCAACAGCTGGGCATCGCCGAGGATGACGTCCTGCCGCTGTCGGCCAAGCAGGCCCTGCTGGCCAAGATCCGCGGTGACCAGGGGTTACTGCAACGCAGCCGGCTCCTGGCGCTGGAGAACCTGCTTTGCGAGCGTATCCTCGCGCAGAAAGAGCAATTGCTCGAGCAGCAGGTCGTACGCCAGGTGCTCGCGCTGTTGCACAACAGCCAGCACATCCTGACGCAGCGCCTGGCCAAGGTGCGCGCGCAGAGCGAACTGCTCGAAGGCCGTCGGCAGGATAGTGGCCAGCTGCTGCTGGAGCTGACCGCACGCACGCGTCACGATCACAACCAGCATCACAAGCGCCTGTTGCAGCTCAAGACCAACCAGCGCCTGCTGCAGCGCCAGGGCGAGCTGCTACGTGGCACCGTGCGCGCCGAGCGCCTGGAAGAACACCTGGCACGCCTGCGCCGCAGCCTGACCGGTAGCCTGACCACGCTGGGCATCAACCTGAGCATCCTGCACTTCTTCCGCTCGGTGGAGCAGGACCTCGGCGCCCTCGAACACGAAGCGGCACTGGCGAACAAGATGGTCTCGGCGATCTACCGCCGTCACAACGACGAGAACCCGTTGCATGGCATCGACGCCCCACTGTTCCGGCTCGCCGCCTATCAGCACCAGCTCAAGGGCCTGCAGAACAAGGCCGACCAGTTCCGTCTGCAGCTCAAGACGCTGCTCACCGAACAGCGCACACTGACCCGCCGTTTCTTCGCCACGCTGGTGCAGGAGGTCATCGCGATGCACCAAAGGCTGCGCCAGGAAGCCGAGCAATGGGCCGGCGAAGCGCTGATGCCGCTGATGCAACATTCGCTGGAGCACAAGCAACAGCTCGAAGCCCACATGCTTCAGCTCAAGAGCCTGGCCCAGGACAGCCAGCAAAACAGCCAGCGTGGCCGCCTCCTGGCACGTTACGGCGTGGAGCTGGAGCAGCAGCTGGCACAAGCCGGCGAAATGCTTCGCGTACTGCGGCGCCCGGCACCGCTACGCCGCCAGGGCAAGGTGGTCAGCCTGACCAGTGCCAGCCTGGGTTGA
- the metX gene encoding homoserine O-succinyltransferase MetX, with translation MPTAIPADSVGLVSPKVEHFAEPLALACGRTLHDYQLVYETYGELNATRSNAVLICHALSGHHHAAGFHDMDERKPGWWDSCIGPGKAIDTNRFHVVSLNNLGGCNGSTGPSSINPQTGNPYGADFPVVTVEDWVNSQARLADVLGIEQWAAVVGGSLGGMQALQWTMSYPERVRHCVAIASAPKLSAQNIAFNEVARQAILSDPEFHGGHFLERNVIPKRGLMLARMVGHITYLSDDAMGTKFGRGLKSEKLNYDFNSVEFQVESYLRYQGEEFSSRFDANTYLLMTKALDYFDPAAAFDDDLAQALSTAKADFCVISFTTDWRFSPERSREIVDALMAARKNVCYLEVDAPQGHDAFLIPIPRYLQAFRGYMNRIVL, from the coding sequence ATGCCCACAGCTATTCCAGCCGATTCCGTTGGTCTGGTGAGTCCGAAGGTCGAGCATTTTGCCGAGCCGCTGGCACTCGCCTGTGGCCGCACGCTCCACGACTACCAGCTGGTCTACGAGACCTACGGCGAGCTGAACGCCACGCGCAGCAACGCCGTGCTGATCTGTCACGCGCTATCCGGCCACCACCATGCGGCCGGTTTCCATGACATGGATGAACGCAAGCCGGGCTGGTGGGACAGCTGCATCGGGCCGGGCAAAGCGATCGACACCAACCGCTTCCACGTGGTCAGCCTGAACAACCTCGGCGGCTGCAACGGCTCGACCGGCCCCAGCAGCATCAACCCGCAGACCGGCAACCCCTACGGCGCCGATTTTCCTGTCGTGACGGTGGAGGACTGGGTCAACAGCCAGGCGCGGCTGGCCGATGTCCTCGGCATCGAACAGTGGGCCGCCGTGGTCGGCGGCAGCCTCGGTGGCATGCAGGCCTTGCAATGGACGATGAGCTACCCCGAGCGCGTGCGCCATTGCGTGGCGATCGCGTCCGCACCCAAGCTGTCGGCGCAGAACATCGCCTTCAATGAAGTGGCTCGCCAGGCGATCCTCTCCGACCCGGAGTTCCATGGCGGGCATTTCCTCGAGCGGAACGTGATTCCCAAGCGCGGGCTGATGCTGGCACGCATGGTCGGCCACATCACCTACCTGTCCGATGACGCCATGGGCACCAAGTTCGGCCGCGGCCTGAAGAGCGAAAAGCTCAATTACGACTTCAACAGCGTCGAATTTCAGGTCGAAAGCTACCTGCGCTACCAGGGCGAGGAATTTTCCAGCCGCTTCGACGCCAACACCTACCTGCTGATGACCAAGGCGCTGGACTATTTCGACCCGGCCGCCGCGTTCGACGATGACCTGGCACAAGCCTTGTCGACAGCCAAGGCAGACTTCTGCGTGATTTCCTTCACCACCGACTGGCGCTTCTCGCCGGAGCGCTCGCGCGAGATCGTCGATGCGCTGATGGCCGCACGCAAGAACGTCTGTTACCTGGAAGTCGACGCGCCACAGGGCCACGACGCCTTCCTCATTCCCATTCCCCGTTATCTGCAAGCGTTTCGCGGCTACATGAACCGCATCGTTCTATAA
- the metW gene encoding methionine biosynthesis protein MetW, translated as MRADLDIIQDWIPAGSRVLDLGCGNGELLAWLRDHKQVSGYGLEIDPDNIAACIDKGVNVIEQDLDKGLGNFASDSFDMVVMTQALQAVHYPDELLKEMLRVGRECIITFPNFGHWRCRWYLASKGRMPVSEFLPYTWYNTPNIHFCTFEDFERLCRELGARVLERLAVDRHHKHGVASRLWPNLIGEIGIYRVAGPAR; from the coding sequence ATGCGCGCCGATCTGGACATCATCCAAGACTGGATACCGGCCGGTAGCCGTGTGCTCGACCTCGGCTGCGGCAATGGCGAACTGCTGGCCTGGCTGCGCGACCACAAGCAGGTCAGCGGTTACGGCCTGGAAATCGACCCGGACAACATCGCCGCCTGCATCGACAAGGGCGTCAACGTCATCGAGCAGGACCTGGACAAGGGCCTGGGCAATTTCGCCAGCGACAGCTTCGACATGGTCGTCATGACCCAGGCGTTGCAGGCCGTTCACTACCCGGACGAACTGCTCAAGGAAATGCTTCGCGTCGGTCGCGAATGCATCATCACCTTTCCCAACTTCGGCCACTGGCGCTGCCGCTGGTATCTGGCCAGCAAGGGCCGCATGCCGGTCTCGGAATTCCTGCCCTACACTTGGTACAACACGCCGAACATCCACTTCTGCACCTTCGAGGATTTCGAGCGGCTTTGTCGCGAGCTCGGCGCCCGGGTGCTCGAGCGGCTGGCGGTCGACCGTCATCACAAGCACGGCGTGGCGAGCCGCCTGTGGCCCAACCTGATCGGAGAGATCGGCATCTATCGCGTTGCCGGGCCTGCTCGCTGA
- a CDS encoding DUF4426 domain-containing protein — MKSILIGMLTLMLALPALAERKHSVGEHDVHYIAFNSSFLQPDIAAAAGLVRSKTQGVVNVSVLKAGKPVAAQVSGSVKNLLGQDYPLTFKQLKEGDEAIYYLAQFPFESREVLRFNLNVRPSGAAPIDFDFTQEFFPDE; from the coding sequence ATGAAATCCATCCTGATAGGCATGCTCACCCTGATGCTGGCGCTGCCCGCCTTGGCCGAGCGCAAACACAGCGTGGGCGAGCACGACGTCCACTACATCGCCTTCAATTCGAGCTTCCTGCAGCCGGACATAGCCGCTGCGGCGGGCCTGGTGCGCAGCAAGACTCAGGGCGTGGTCAACGTCTCGGTGCTCAAGGCCGGCAAACCGGTGGCCGCGCAGGTCAGCGGCTCGGTCAAGAACCTGCTCGGGCAGGACTATCCCCTGACCTTCAAGCAACTCAAGGAAGGCGACGAGGCCATCTACTACCTCGCGCAATTTCCCTTCGAGTCACGCGAGGTCCTGCGCTTCAATCTGAACGTGCGGCCTAGTGGGGCTGCGCCGATCGATTTCGATTTCACTCAAGAATTTTTCCCGGACGAATGA